CTTCGTGACGTTCTTCTTGATGTACGCCGCAGCCTCCTCCTCCGCGGTACCGCCAATCTCTCCCACGACCACGATCCGCTTCGTCTTGCGGTCCCTCTGGAACAGCTCGAGCGCCTCGTGGGTGTTCGTGCCGATGATGGGGTCGCCACCGATCCCGACGCACGTGGACTGCCCGAACCCTCCCTGGGTCATCGCATTCACGATCTCGTACGTCAGGGTGCCGCTGCGGCTAATCACGCCGCAGTCCCCCGCTTTGAAGATGTGGCTCGGCATGATGCCCATCTTGGACTCGCCGGGCGTGATGATCCCCGGACAGTTCGGCCCGATGACCACGGCGCCCTTCGTCCGCGCGTAGGGGATGAACTCGAGGGTGTCGTGGAACGGGATGCGCTCCGTGATGATGACCACAAGCTTCAAGCCGGCCTCCATGGCCTCGATGGCCGCGTCCTTCGTGTACGGCGCGGGGACGAAGATGATCGAAGCGTTCGCGCGCTTCTTGTCGACGGCCTGCTGGACGCTCTCGTAGACGGGCACGCCTTCGACCTTGGTCCCCGCCTTCCCGGGCGACGTGCCTGCGACGACTTTCGTGCCGAAGTCGAGCATCGAGCGCGTGTGGAACTGGCCCTGGTGACCCGTGATCCCCTGGACGACGACGCGGGAGTGCTTCGTCAGGAGGACAGACATCTCACGTGCCTCCCTGCTTGACCTGGACCGCGAGCTCCGCGGCCTCCTCCATGGTCTCTGCCGGATGCATGCCGATGTCGTGGAGGATCTGCTTCGCCTTGTCCTCGTTCACACCCTTAATCCGCGCGACGACGGGCACGTTCGCGTGCATGACCTCGAGGGCCTGCTTCACCCCGAGGGCGACCGTGTCTGCCTTCGTGATCCCGCCAAAGATGTTCAGCAGGATCACGGACGGCTTCGCCTTGATCAGGAGCTCGAAGGCCTGGGCCACCTTGTCCGGGTCGTCCGTGCCGCCGAGGTCGAGGAACGTGCCACCCTTCCCGCCCTTCAGGTTCAGGACGTCGAGCGTGGCCATCGTCAGGCCTGCGCCGTTCGCGATGACCCCAATGTCCCCGTCGAGCTGGATGAACGTGATCCCCTTCTCGTGGGCCTCCTCCTCGAGGGGCGTGCGGTCCTGGTCCAGCTTCGCGTACTCCAGGTGGCGGTACTCCGCGTTGTCGTCCACGATGAGCTTCGCGTCCCCGGCGACGACCCGGCCGCCCTTCGTGACAACGAGCGGGTTGATCTCCACGAGCTCCGCGTCCTCCTTGCGGAACAGATCGTACGCCTTGCGGGCGATGTCCTCGATCTGGTCGCCGACGTGGTCGGCGAGCCCGAGCCGCTTCGTCAGAGACCGCAGGACGTAGGGCTGCAACCCGATCAGGGTGGGGATGTGCTGCATGAAGAGCTGCTCGTGCGGCACGGCCTCGATCTCCATGCCGCCCATCGCGCTCGCGATCAGGAGCGGCTCGCGAGCGGAGCGATCGATCGTGAAGCTGAGGTAGAGCTCCTTCTCGAGGTCTAGGAGCTCCTCGAGGTACACCATCTTGACCGTGTAGCCCTTGATGTCCATGCCGAGGATCTGGGAGGCCACGGTGCGGGCTTCCTCGATCGAACGGGCGGGCTTGATCCCGCCGGCCTTGCCTCGGCCGCCGATGAGGACCTGGGCCTTCACCATGCACGGCAGCGGCGGATCGTGGATCTCCTCCCGCCGGGACGCGACGATGCCGCGGGGCACGGGGATGCCGTACTTCGCGAAGATCGCCTTCGCCTTGTACTCGAGGAACTTCATGGCGGGTCCGCCGGCCCCATCTCCCTCATCCGATTAAGGTTTGCCTCGCGCACGGGGAGGCGAGGGGTCGGCTCCGGCTCAGATGGGCGTGCCCGTGCTCATGACGAGATCGCGGAACGCCTTCGTGATGGCCTTCGTCACCGGCCCGGGCTTCCCTTCGCCGATCTGCCGTCCGTCGAGCTCGACCACGGGGCCGATCTCCGCCGCGGTCCCCGTGAGGAACGCCTCGTCCGCGGACCAGACGTCGTAGAGAGCGAACAGCCGTTCCTCCGCCTTGAACCCCAGCTGAGGCGCGATCTCCAGGACGGTCTCGCGCGTGACGCCCGGCAGGTTCGTGCTCGACCACGGCGTGGTCAGCGTGTGGTTCTTCACGATGAAGAAGTTCTCCGCGCTCGCCTCGGAGACGTAGCCGTGGATGTCGAGGAGCAGCGCCTCGTCCGCCCCGTACTGGTTCGCCTCCACCTTCGCCATGATGTTGTTCAGGTAGTTCAGCGACTTGATGGACGGGCTCAGGCTCTGGGGCGGGACGCGGCGGTAGGAGGACGTCGTCATCCGCAGCCCCTTCTCGCTCTTGCTGAGCAGGGCGATCCCGGGCTGAGCGATTACGATGATGCTTGGGCCGCGCTTGCACTTCCGCGGGTCGAGTCCCAGGTCGCCCGGGCCGCGCGTGATCACGGGCCGGAGGTAGCCTTCCTTCATGCCGTTCCGGCGGCAGGTCTCGAGGATGATGTTCGCCATCTCCTCCTTCGTGTGCGGGATCTTGAGGTCGATGGCCTTCGCGCTGTTGAACAGGCGGTTGACGTGCTGCTCGAGCTTGAAGATCCGCCCGTTGTACGCGCGGATCCCCTCGAAGACTCCGTCCCCGTACAGGAGGCCGTGGTCGAAGACGCTGATCTTGGCTTCCGACTGAGGGTAGAACTTGCCGTCGACGTAGACCATCTGTTCCAACGAAGGCGCCCCCGAACGCGCTCGATATCCCCGCGGCCGCTAAAAGTGTTTTCCCATGGCGTCCCACGTCACCGGAACCGCTCGCCCGTCAGGCGCTCGAACAGGTTCACGTAGAGGTCGCTCACCTGCCGCACGACGTCGTCCGGCAGGGCGGGGATATCCGG
This DNA window, taken from Thermoplasmata archaeon, encodes the following:
- the sucC gene encoding ADP-forming succinate--CoA ligase subunit beta, translating into MKFLEYKAKAIFAKYGIPVPRGIVASRREEIHDPPLPCMVKAQVLIGGRGKAGGIKPARSIEEARTVASQILGMDIKGYTVKMVYLEELLDLEKELYLSFTIDRSAREPLLIASAMGGMEIEAVPHEQLFMQHIPTLIGLQPYVLRSLTKRLGLADHVGDQIEDIARKAYDLFRKEDAELVEINPLVVTKGGRVVAGDAKLIVDDNAEYRHLEYAKLDQDRTPLEEEAHEKGITFIQLDGDIGVIANGAGLTMATLDVLNLKGGKGGTFLDLGGTDDPDKVAQAFELLIKAKPSVILLNIFGGITKADTVALGVKQALEVMHANVPVVARIKGVNEDKAKQILHDIGMHPAETMEEAAELAVQVKQGGT
- the sucD gene encoding succinate--CoA ligase subunit alpha, whose protein sequence is MSVLLTKHSRVVVQGITGHQGQFHTRSMLDFGTKVVAGTSPGKAGTKVEGVPVYESVQQAVDKKRANASIIFVPAPYTKDAAIEAMEAGLKLVVIITERIPFHDTLEFIPYARTKGAVVIGPNCPGIITPGESKMGIMPSHIFKAGDCGVISRSGTLTYEIVNAMTQGGFGQSTCVGIGGDPIIGTNTHEALELFQRDRKTKRIVVVGEIGGTAEEEAAAYIKKNVTK
- the ilvE gene encoding branched-chain-amino-acid transaminase, encoding MVYVDGKFYPQSEAKISVFDHGLLYGDGVFEGIRAYNGRIFKLEQHVNRLFNSAKAIDLKIPHTKEEMANIILETCRRNGMKEGYLRPVITRGPGDLGLDPRKCKRGPSIIVIAQPGIALLSKSEKGLRMTTSSYRRVPPQSLSPSIKSLNYLNNIMAKVEANQYGADEALLLDIHGYVSEASAENFFIVKNHTLTTPWSSTNLPGVTRETVLEIAPQLGFKAEERLFALYDVWSADEAFLTGTAAEIGPVVELDGRQIGEGKPGPVTKAITKAFRDLVMSTGTPI